Below is a window of Macadamia integrifolia cultivar HAES 741 chromosome 8, SCU_Mint_v3, whole genome shotgun sequence DNA.
CGTAATAaactaataacaataaaaaaatagggtaatttacagcaccaaCCCCTAGAGAAtaccactattagagagacacctttatataataccaaattatacttagaccccctaccatCTGTTGCTGTTAcaaaatataccttatatgctgatgttagctagtatatatttttttaaataccaaaatacccttgtaaaAGGTGAAGTAACTAAtgtatcctctctctctctctctctctctctctctctctctctcatctatgCCCTTGTGCTTCCCAATTGTCATGGCCATTTGGAGGAGTTTGTTAGCCCATAGACAATCTCTTTGATGTCATCGGGTATGGGTTGTGATGAGGTGAAGATGCGTTTGCGCATCAATGGGTTTTTTAGACTAAGTTTTTATAAtgccatggttttttttttttttccaaacagcCCATGCAAAAATGTATTAAGttggagagggaaaaaaattgcTTACAATCGTTAGAATATCCTGTGGAAAGGTGAAATTTCAAAACCCCTAATAAGGGTAGAAAACTGCCCATTTAGAGATGGCATGGACTACAACATTCTCAGATCTAcctaatgaaaaaatatataggtAAAATTTTACAACGAAGTATATCAGCTTTGATCTCTCATCAATGAGTTTTAGTGTTGATTGTACATATTGCAACCATTCAAGATGATTTGGAATCGGCCTAACAATTATTTATGATGTGAAATCCATCGGGTAGGCCTATGATGCGGCTTTTCAAGTTGGCATTTAAGAACATTATGAAAAGATTGGGATGAACTTGAAAAGGTTGTTGGAGTATTTATACCATTCCAAATGTGTGACCTTAAATTCATTTGCAAGATTTTTACAACATATGATGTACTATGCAGGGTATCAATTAGGTTGACAGTTAGGCAAGACCTGCATATAATTTATTCAGGATGTTCTAGTATTTGATACAACGAACAAAAAGAATCGATATTACTTCTTATTTGGTCCTTTTACCGAAATAAATCACATGGCCAAAACTATTTTATTTGGATGTGGGTTGATAGGAGATGAGATGATTGAGTcataaatttttattgttttgtgaGTAATGGTTTATATCCCATGATCATGCCAAAGGGATGCActtggtccaacggtaaggtacgaatattgcgacctagtggtcaagCAGTCGAAACAGTCTCTCGACATTCTCAGGGTAAGGGTTGTGCAGTTCTGGCCCCCTGATCTTTCATATGCGGAGCCTAATGCACCGGGGTACAACCTTTTTTATCCCACATTATGCCAATTGGTTCACTTATGGGCGGTTTATGGTCGATTACCGGTTTCAGTCCATTTTGGGTTGGTGCCCGGTATCGGTTGGTGCCCGGGTTGGTGCCCAGTATCAAATTAGCTGGTCCTTAAATAAAATACCTTGTTATCATTTCTTGGGGGGTTATAGTGGTATATATGAAGTTAAGggataaagaaaaaatgatggTAAAAGACATGAATAGAAGACACAAACAAGACAATGATCTATGTGGTTCGGCCTTTGTCCTGCATCCATAGgcaaagaaagtataaaaaattcacaagagtgtaaattGTACAAATGGTGGTAGCTCACTCTCTAAATACTCGAAACCTCAATACACTCAATTGAGTATATTcacttctctcttttcaaaatctctctctaatTCCTCCTCATAGGAACAATTAAATAAGAGAGCAAGAATCTGTATTGTTTCTACATTATAATCTCCTCTCTTTCATAGAGAGGAATCTGGATAAATAGTGATCCACGAATGGTATTGTGAACTTCACCCAGAAAAAAGATAGTATTGTGAATAGCACATCCAACCATGTATTAGCCTCTGAGGTCCAAAAAATGTGGATTTTGATCCCATTTATATGCTCcacatttcattaaaaaaaaaatgctcacaTGGACTGTCTTATTGCATTTGTATTTGTTGAGACCAACATCCAAATTAAGACcaccaccacaccccccccctcctcccaaaaaaaaataaaaaataaaaaatacagggCTACTGAAAACATCAAGGCCTGTTTACAGCACATCCAACCATGTTTCGCATTAAGAGAAACATATTTCAATATTCTTCGTGTAGGAAGAACCTGCACTTTTAATCCATCCAGTGGCAGAAAGCATCAATTGGCTCCAATATTTCTGTATTTACTTGTACGATAGGCAGCTTTTTGCAACATGTGAACAATTGATCAGTCCTGTTCCCACCGCGCATGGCATATACAGATGAATGGTATGAGAATCTCACAAATAGTGCAAGACAAGTGCATAACATAGGGTAAGATTTAAGGAAGCACACAAAGCCTCCATGCCAGTTCATTAACCAGATACCACAGCCAAGAAAGAAATCTAACAGTTactaaaaagagcaacccagtgcacgaggctcccactactgcagggtctgggaggggcaggtgtacgcagccttaccccctgcttcacagaagaggttgtttccaagttttgaacctgtgaccaacatgttgcaatagtgcaacttaaccgttgtgccataGGCTCGCCCACTAAATttcaaaaatgaaatatatatgaGCTATAGCATATAATATCATCTCTAGTCACCAGaaaaaaaagatcattataTGAACAATaatacaaaaggaaaaagatgtTCTAGCAGCTCATTCTATTGCTACTGATGATTGCAGGAATGCTGTTGGGTTTTGGAAGAATAGGATGAGTCGTTAACAGATTGCCAACAGAAATAATGATGAAGGTAATTCCTGGATAAGAGCAATGGAAATTCATGAGGGAAAAATGGCAAATAGGAAGCTGAATTTACTTTCAACTTATACCTAAACAGACAGTCCTCAAAAACCAAAAGCGAAAAGCAATGCGTATGCTTGCCATAATTTATCAACTTATTGAGCTGTAAACGGAAACTGAATTAAAGCTTCAATTAGCTTTGCTCTCCTAGGCCCTAGCCTTTAACAACATATTTTTTAAGGAgatatttggaaaaaatttagaatgacaaaataaagaaatatataGATATGTAGACGGGATAAAGAAAACCTTTCAAGTTGCCTTCTTactctctttcctttctctacAATTCTCCATGTCAATCATCCGCTGTTCTGCATATTATTTTAAGACAATTTTCGGTTTCTCTTAGAAAGAGATGAAcagagatgattttttttttttttttaaataatattagagatgaaaaaattattttctaacACAACTAATGTGcctaggaataaaaaaattaaatatactTTTACCTGCTTCAAGTGATTAAAATCTACTATCTTGTAGGAATGACAGAGGATGAGGGAAGAGCAACTGTTTTCATCTCATTCAGGAAAATGCCATCTGGCTGCATCTTCAAGCTGCTCCCCCTACAGAAGCAAATTGCATTagtttatgaaagaaaaaagaaaatactcAGCTAAAGCTTATTACAACTATTTGGGGTTTTAatccttttcttccatttcaatGTATCTCGATCAATATTTCCCATTAGATCCATTAAATCATAAGAGGGGGGAGGAATGATCAGTTCTTCCATCTAATGCACCTTAGTGTAGACTACCTTCATCCCAATAAAACTATCCAATGAGAAAATCCCACAGAAAATTGCTTTTAATTACCTCAGGGGGGATCTTTCACAGACAATTGCTTCTGACCACCCAACTAACAACTGCTAAAATGCCAGAATGACCTGATCTACCCTTTTTGGCTCAGAAGATCTTGTTGTGTATCTCGTGATTAAATAGACAGATCAATCAGTGCACTTAACACTACATAGTCATCCTCCTACTTGCATCTTAGACcttatcggatccatgtagccgaccccatcaagttgggataaggttatggttgttgtcgTAGTCATCCTCCTACATGGATGAACAAAATTTCCCACAAATGAATCAAGAAACCTCCATATTCCATGAGGATGCCACATGAATAAAGCAGTAGGAATGAACAGTGCAAATGAACACGAGCTGCTATACCGAATTCCCACATATTGTCGTAAAATCCTGATCATCAAAATTCCAAGGTATCTGTTAGAATTGATTTGAACAGACCTCTATACATGCATCTGATCAAGAACCTCCAAACTGTTGATTATAAGTTCTTCATTTACTAATGAACAGTATAATGTAATACAGGGAAGAAACTTACCTGATTAGATTAGTACAGGATCAATTGGCATGTGTTGTTCTCAAAGCAACCTATAATCTTTACAAGAGCAGACTTCATCTTGAAAAAAGTGAAAGCGATTTGCATCTTTTATGACTCATTCTCTGCTAGAGGCCTTGGAGATAAAAATGCTCACTTTTTGACAATCATTATGGGTGTGAAGATTGTTTGCTATCCAAATGGTTGTACCAGGTTGGGTTCTCATTAACCCAAGATATAGCTAGCTTCTCGCAATGGTGATACAGGTAATTTATCTATCTCATCTGGTAGATCCTGGAAAACGCAATTGGTGTCAGGTACATATTCTGCTGCTTCAATCTTTGTAATCAAGCCCTTTAACATCCTATAAATTTCATGGTACTGGGGGTGATCTCTATCTCCTGCCATAAATGTATGAATCTCTCTATCTATCTCAATTGAACTTAAGCCTGGGGTCTTCTTCAATCCCTTTGATCTCAACGATACTCTGGTTGTCATGGCAGCCTCCCAGTTTCCAGCAGTAGCATGCATGTTTGAAAGCAAGATGTAGTAACCAGCTTCATCAGGATCTAACTCAAAGAGCTTTTGTGAAATCTGTAGCCCCAAGTCTATATTTCCATGAACTCTGCAAGCACCAAGCAATGCCCCATAAACCTCAGAATCAGGCTGCAAAGGCATGTTATTTATAAATGAATGAGCATCTTGTAATCGCCCAGCACGGCCAAGGAGATCAACCACACAAGCATAATGTTGCAAATTCAGCTTTATACTCCAATCTTTAACCATACAATTGAAAATGTGGAGCCCTTGATCAACGATTCCAGAGTGGCTGCATGCACAAAGGACACACAGTAGAGTTGAATTAGCAGGCTCTAAGCCAGAACCCGTCATTTGCAAAAAGAGACCAATTGCATCACTGCCATAACCATTCATCCCACAACCAGAAATCATCGCATTCCAGCATGCAATGTCCCTTCCCTCCATACCTTCGAATAAATTTCTTGCGTTTTCCAGGTCCCCACAATTTGCATACATGTCTATAAGTGTGGATCCTACAAAGGTATCCTCTCCAAAACCTGTTTTTATTGCAAGTGCATGAATCCGTCTGCCATGTTGTAGAGCTCCAGACCTGCTGCAGCTTGATAGAATACCCATCAAAGCAACAGAATCTAAAGCCACCATGCCTATGCGCATCATTTCATTAAAAAGTTCTAGAGCCTTATTCCAGTATCCAAAATCTGAAAAGCTCGATAACATCAATGTCCATGTAACCACATCCTTCATTGGAATCTCAGTGAATACTCTATAAGCATGTCCAATGCACCTGCACTTTACATACATATCAATTAGAGCAGTCTTAACAAGCTTGTCATTCTCAGATCCATTTTTAATTGTGTAACCATGAATCGCAGTCCCTGCCTGTATAGAACCTAAAATTGAGAAACCCGATATCAAGGTCATAATTGTCATAAAATCAGCAGGGAACCCATTTCTCTGCATCAACTTAAAAAGACAAATAACCTCTTCCCCAAAGCCATTATGGGAATAGCCTGAAATAAGAGCATTCCATGAAACAACGTTTCTGTTGGGCATTCTATCGAACAGCCTCTGAGCAGCATTTATGCAACCAAATCTCGAATACATATAAATGAGAGATGTTTCTACAAAGACATTGACATCCAAGTGACATCGAAGCAAGAAACAGTGCAATGATTTCCCGATCTGAGTCAAACCCAAGTTACCAATGGCAGGTAGGATGCTCGTGATGGTAACAGCATTGGGCAGGAACCCACTCTTCTTCATCTCGCAGAAGATCTCAAAAGCTTCCATATGGAGGTCATATTTGGTCATTGCAGATATCAAAATCGTCCATGAAACCACATTTTTATTCTTAATTCGACGGAAAATCTGCTCCGCCACGGCCATTAGACCAGAAGATGCGTAACAGTTCATCAATCTGTTTGCAAGAAAGACGTTGTTGGCAAGACCCAATGTAATTATGTGGGTGTGAACTTGTTGAAGGGGCTTCAGTCCTCTTAGCCCGTGAAGGATAGAAGCGTAAGGTGGAGCTTGGTGGGCTATCGACTTCATTGAGTTTAATCTGAAATTCGGTAGCTTGAAGCTtgaattgatgatgatgatgatacagAGATCATCAGAGATTTCTAATGGAGATggcttttttatattttttttcccccttttctggGGAACTGGGAACTGGGAACTGGGAACTGGGGTCAACCTAAACAACCCTTTTCATGCTCTTTTCCTCTTTAGTGCTTCCCTTTCCCTTTTATCCTTCTTCCTTGTTTCagtgttcttcttcttcgtagTAAGCACAAAATGGAGGAGACGTGATTCTCCCAGATTCTGCCCCAGGGTTTTGATCGACAGCTCGTAAATCCAAATTACCTCTATATATTCTCTGTCTTGATGATGATGACTTCAGTGTTCTATCGTATGTTAATTGCAGAGCATCCCCAATAAGTTCGCTCAGAATGTGAAGGAGCTCTCCGGTACTGTTAGTTTGAAAGGTCCTGCTTGGAAGATTTGGAAAGTGGCGTTAGTCAAGAGCCAAGAGGAGTTGTGATTCATAATGGATGGTCACATTTCGAAAGAGACAATTGTCTGGAAGCTGGGAATCTCTTGGTGTTCATATACATTTCGATGTCTCCATTTTCGACCACGTAAGCTTATGTGAGAAAGCATGTTCCTTTTTCGTCGGTGGCTGCCGTGTCACCGGAAGATCAAGGGACGACTCTGAAGAAATCCCACCTTCCGCCCAAAATCACCATAGTTCCTCTTAGGCTCCTTCTGCAACGGATGAGAGACCCATCCGAGTCGGAGTACGAAACCCCTCTCTGCCGAGTCGGATATAAGTTCTTATAGTGTTACCTCTCTTTGGTATAGACAATAAACATTATCATAGGGGACATTACTGCATGGGTCAGAACTCAAAAGAATGTCTGAGGGAGTGGCAGTTATAATTGTATTGGTATTCGTCTGAATCATTGTACTCAACTGGAAACTGATGTGCAGCTATTTGTGATACAATTATGGCTGGCTTAAAGGTAGCAGCGCTTAAGCGTTTGTTTCATACAAGCATCAATTTAGTTTTGACCGTTGATCTTATATAATTTGAATCGTTCTTTTTTTCAACCGATTACTTGCTATCTCGGTTTACCTTACCAACTGACTTGTTGGTCAAATCGCTTTACTCTCATCTTCTCAGCATGTCGTCATGTCTTCTTCGACAGAGGACATGCCAGTGACTCAGgtgctttctctctcttcctgccTCCTTCCCTCTCTCCTACTTTCCTTCCTTATGTTTTTATACATCAGAGTATATCTGTGACAAacccttcaaagttcaaactcaGCTCTTCTTCATGCCAAACGGTGGGGGAAATTTCTCTGACCCTAAAACGGTGTAATATAGCCTCAAACTGTGCTGCTGCTGCATGTGTTGATTCTGTATCGACGCAACGCCTCTGCCAAATGCTTCAAATCATAAAAGTGAACGGTAACGATTCCTTCCTGCAACCTCTCCATCTGCACCAATTTCACATCCCCCAAACACTTGTATTATCAGTACGGACCGTCGTTTCACTCACGTGCGTGGGCAACGTACTTAGGAGAGTTCTAGTGGGCGTCGGTGAAGGCAGGGGAAGCGTTGACGGTGGTAAGTGGCTGAGGAAGCCACCGGTATTGGTAATACAGGGTCTCATTATAGTTGGGCATCATTGGATGATCCATTTGCATTTGCGGTGGTTGAACTTGAAAGAACGGAACTTGGGTCGGTGGAAAATAGGTTCTTGGCCTGAATTGCTGCCCTTGAGGATGCATCTTCAAGTGtccggagaagaagaagaagaagaagaaaattttgcaaGGGTATTAGGGCTCTACAGATTTGGttctcaaaattcaagattggttttggattcTCTTCCCCTTTGTACAAAACAGGAACAGGATTTAGAAGTAGAAACCTAATAAAGGCATGAGGGCAATCGACGGCTTGGATTAATTGTTAAAAAATCAACGATCAATATTAAATGTGGTGTTTATTTGAAGCCATCGCTTAAGCACTACTACCAGTCACCCTACAATTATTCCTAGCCATTGTAACGTAATCGAGGGAAATTAATAAGAAAGATTTCAATGGTTACAAAAAtgcaaaatattttttcctttttattccaAAACTTAATACTTCTTTATTATTCTctccaggaaaaaaaattgtgttactGAATCCAATTAATTAATGGTTGAACCTTAAaacattttttaattatatatttgtagAATGGAAACAACAAAGATCTAGGGTTACTTACCTCAATGACGTTTCTCATGCAATTGAATGGATCTAGTTGCCCTACGCATCTGTTTCGTGCAAGGGAAGCTTTAGAGAGATCTTGCTAGGCTGACAAAGTAGAATCCTTCACTGCATTCACCATCCAAATCCAAGAACTAGGATAAAGATCCTTAATGACACTCACACACAAGAGGGAGAGGCAGAATacaagagagaggaagagagtttTTTTGTCACCATATGTCTGATTTTCTTTATGGCTAGACCACTTATTTATAGAGACCTCTAGCGGGTCAGCACTCCACGTATTAACCGGGTCAAGACCTGATTTCTATTAACAATATTGCTAACCTTTTTATAATATGGTACCtgataaaataaattttcatttttttctgccCAACATAACCTGGAGAATGCTAATTATTTTTTGCCTCATCCTCATGTAGTAATTTCAATCTAATTCTTTTCTGGGTGGATTATGAATGTTCTTAATGAGGTTATTAACTTCCTTCTAAATCTTCTCAATATATGTTTGAAGTTGTGTGCTTTCCTCTGTTTCTTCTCAATAGAAGTTGTTAAAAGAAGGCGAAAAAAATATCAAGAAACAGAAGTAACAAAATAAAGTACACATAAAATCAGTTTTTATCAGACAGAACAgtaccatttaaaaaaaaaacagtaccatttcttggtttttttttttggtaaaaccatTTCTTGGTGACTACTGTGTTTTGGTTAGCTCCTAATGAATTTGTATGAATGAGAGTAAGACTAACAATACATTTGCAAGTTTCTCCATCTTTGACAGTACCCTGCCCTGCTTTTCTTCTGAGGCTTGCACATGCACATATCCATGCACACATTAAAATTAAAACATTTGACAGGAATTATTCCAAACATGATAAAACATTCCAAAACTTGGCAAGATCTCTCTCAGGTTTGATGATATATTTTTCTTCATGATATGGATTTCATGGTTTTATACTCCAAATATGAACATTATGAATAAAGACATAATTATTCATGTTTGAGAAGATCTCTCCATGGAGGgctaaggtggcagcacggcctgatggagggccgaggtagtagcacggcctgaggagatgtcgaggtggcagcacagcctgatagagggccgaggcagtagcactgCCTAATGAGATGCTGAgatggcagcacgacctgatggagggctaaggtggcagcacgacctaatggagggccgaggtagtagcatggcctgatgagatgctgaggaGGCAGCgtggcctaatggagggccgaggtggcagcatggcctgatggagggttgaggaggtagcatggcctgatggagggccgaggaggtagctcggcctgatgagatgccgaggtggcagaacagcctgatggagggccgaggtggccgcacggcctgatggagggccgatgtggcagcacggcctgatggagggccaaggtgtaGCATTGGCTAGGACAATCCCTGCCCATGCCATGGTTGgaaagaaataccctcatcaccaaCCCCCTGCTCTAGCAGTTTGGATcgatctgctagagcatttaattcgatcTCGACCTTCGTACGATATGCACTGTTTATTTGGTGTGAAATGCGCTGCTTCAATTCCTCAGTCGAGGCTGCTCAATAGTTCAAGGATGTGACTGTCGCTCTTTCAAAGGCGAAGGAGGATGCAAAGTGCCTTCATGGGGTGCCgcacaagatcacag
It encodes the following:
- the LOC122086031 gene encoding pentatricopeptide repeat-containing protein At1g11290, chloroplastic-like, translating into MKSIAHQAPPYASILHGLRGLKPLQQVHTHIITLGLANNVFLANRLMNCYASSGLMAVAEQIFRRIKNKNVVSWTILISAMTKYDLHMEAFEIFCEMKKSGFLPNAVTITSILPAIGNLGLTQIGKSLHCFLLRCHLDVNVFVETSLIYMYSRFGCINAAQRLFDRMPNRNVVSWNALISGYSHNGFGEEVICLFKLMQRNGFPADFMTIMTLISGFSILGSIQAGTAIHGYTIKNGSENDKLVKTALIDMYVKCRCIGHAYRVFTEIPMKDVVTWTLMLSSFSDFGYWNKALELFNEMMRIGMVALDSVALMGILSSCSRSGALQHGRRIHALAIKTGFGEDTFVGSTLIDMYANCGDLENARNLFEGMEGRDIACWNAMISGCGMNGYGSDAIGLFLQMTGSGLEPANSTLLCVLCACSHSGIVDQGLHIFNCMVKDWSIKLNLQHYACVVDLLGRAGRLQDAHSFINNMPLQPDSEVYGALLGACRVHGNIDLGLQISQKLFELDPDEAGYYILLSNMHATAGNWEAAMTTRVSLRSKGLKKTPGLSSIEIDREIHTFMAGDRDHPQYHEIYRMLKGLITKIEAAEYVPDTNCVFQDLPDEIDKLPVSPLREASYILG